The following coding sequences lie in one Rutidosis leptorrhynchoides isolate AG116_Rl617_1_P2 chromosome 6, CSIRO_AGI_Rlap_v1, whole genome shotgun sequence genomic window:
- the LOC139853158 gene encoding CBL-interacting serine/threonine-protein kinase 6-like, translated as MAVEDRSNAVLNGQYELGRQLGHGTFAKVYHAKNVQTGKSVAMKMVVKEKVIKVGMTEHIQREISVMKMVRHPNIVELHEVMASKSKIYFAMELVRGGELFSKIAKGRLREDVARSYFQQLISAVDFCHSRGVYHRDLKPENLLLDEEGNLKVTDFGLSALAIHLRQDGLLHTTCGTPAYVAPEVIGKKGYDGAKADIWSCGVILYVLLAGFLPFQDENVIAMYKKIYRGDFKCPPWFSSDARRLITRMLDPKPKSRTTIAKIMESTWFNKEVPKKPNFLTEDENVSLKGKEGETLNAFHIISLSEGFDLSPLFEEKKREEKQEIRFATMKPAGAVVSKLEEVAKAMKFSVKKSGDESSLRLQGCENGRKGKLGISADIFAVTSSFLVVEVKKSSGDTLEYNQFCSKELRPALKDIVWTSPANPSTP; from the coding sequence ATGGCTGTAGAAGACAGATCTAACGCCGTACTAAACGGCCAGTACGAATTAGGTAGACAATTAGGGCACGGAACGTTTGCAAAAGTTTATCACGCCAAAAACGTGCAAACCGGTAAAAGTGTAGCGATGAAAATGGTCGTAAAAGAAAAGGTGATTAAAGTCGGTATGACGGAACATATCCAACGAGAAATTTCGGTTATGAAAATGGTACGCCATCCGAATATCGTCGAGCTTCACGAAGTTATGGCGAGCAAATCGAAGATTTATTTCGCCATGGAGCTCGTAAGAGGCGGTGAATTGTTTTCCAAAATTGCTAAAGGACGGTTACGAGAAGACGTTGCTAGAAGCTATTTCCAGCAGTTAATCTCAGCCGTTGATTTTTGTCATAGTCGCGGCGTGTATCATCGAGATTTAAAGCCGGAGAATTTGTTGTTAGATGAAGAAGGTAATTTAAAAGTAACTGATTTTGGTTTAAGTGCGTTAGCGATTCATTTAAGGCAGGATGGGCTTTTGCATACGACTTGCGGGACCCCTGCTTACGTGGCACCCGAAGTGATCGGGAAGAAAGGTTATGATGGGGCCAAAGCTGATATCTGGTCATGTGGAGTTATTCTGTATGTGCTACTTGCTGGTTTTTTACCTTTTCAAGATGAAAATGTAATCGCGATGTATAAGAAAATTTACCGCGGTGATTTTAAGTGTCCGCCGTGGTTTTCATCAGACGCACGGAGATTAATAACCAGAATGTTGGACCCGAAACCGAAGTCGCGGACGACTATAGCGAAAATTATGGAATCCACGTGGTTCAATAAGGAGGTACCCAAGAAACCCAATTTTTTAACTGAAGATGAAAATGTGAGTTTAAAAGGGAAGGAAGGGGAGACGTTGAATGCGTTTCATATAATTTCGTTATCTGAAGGATTTGATTTGTCGCCATTGTTCGAAGAGAAGAAGAGGGAGGAGAAGCAAGAGATTAGGTTTGCGACTATGAAGCCGGCTGGAGCGGTGGTGTCGAAATTGGAGGAGGTGGCGAAAGCGATGAAGTTTAGTGTTAAAAAGAGCGGTGACGAGAGTAGTTTGAGGTTGCAAGGATGCGAGAATGGGAGGAAAGGGAAGTTAGGGATATCGGCGGATATATTTGCTGTAACGTCGTCGTTTTTGGTGGTTGAAGTGAAAAAATCGAGTGGCGATACGTTGGAGTATAATCAATTTTGTAGTAAAGAGCTTCGGCCTGCGCTTAAGGACATTGTTTGGACGTCGCCCGCTAATCCCTCCACTCCTTGA